A part of Arcobacter sp. F2176 genomic DNA contains:
- a CDS encoding MBL fold metallo-hydrolase, producing the protein ITAKPEDHIIDAEGTLTIESFNFEIFETPGHSPGSISYYSKEANAVFSGDVLFQMSIGRTDLPGGSFAELIGSIEEKLFVLPDETAVLCGHGPETSIGFEKENNPFLQ; encoded by the coding sequence GTATTACAGCAAAACCAGAGGATCATATTATTGATGCAGAAGGTACATTAACAATTGAATCATTTAATTTTGAAATTTTTGAGACGCCGGGACATTCTCCAGGAAGTATTTCTTATTATAGTAAAGAGGCGAATGCTGTATTCTCAGGAGATGTATTGTTCCAAATGAGCATTGGAAGAACAGATTTGCCTGGTGGAAGTTTTGCTGAATTAATTGGAAGTATTGAAGAGAAATTATTTGTATTACCAGATGAAACAGCGGTGTTATGTGGACATGGTCCAGAAACAAGCATTGGCTTTGAAAAAGAAAATAATCCATTTTTACAATAA